The proteins below come from a single Cottoperca gobio chromosome 11, fCotGob3.1, whole genome shotgun sequence genomic window:
- the LOC115015362 gene encoding myelin-associated glycoprotein, translated as MAIDLSVVTFLIALMQGVFCKTWDVMLPQSIVGITESCVTVPCRFEVPNNEEANILLCSDGGIWKKGSLRGPVVFTAQSPYVNVMQGKIVGDLTKKNCTTIFNSLPKNYSDVYFFRLECLKLKYSFSNGVIINSRPELPPSLLTSVGQVSEGAQVRLQCSVPVPCSLLPPSITWLPQDISRQEQTQMQSVEDGRINMISTLTFIASADHHNRSISCSVSYPLTTGGSSRSSATTQRLNVLYAPRVTVATLSTSVPVPEGRVVTFTCWSDANPPVSHYTWYRTDSGKLTKMGEGELLILQVDQTDNETYLCEAQSQRGSQRSRPVSLEVNSTRGRCNSIAQASPYIICGVLLVLYILTVVVVVCKYQSISRRLKRIEVKEEHTNANLRTTSFASDYDQLQYPLSNTTPSPDVLIYENSVACKPPSEIF; from the exons ATGGCCATTGATCTGTCAGTTGTCACTTTCCTCATCGCTCTGATGCAAG GTGTCTTTTGTAAAACTTGGGATGTGATGCTTCCCCAAAGTATCGTGGGCATCACTGAGTCCTGTGTCACAGTCCCATGTCGTTTCGAGGTTCCAAACAATGAAGAAGCAAACATCCTCCTTTGCTCAGATGGTGGTATTTGGAAGAAAGGCAGTTTGCGCGGTCCTGTCGTCTTCACTGCACAATCTCCTTATGTTAACGTCATGCAA GGGAAAATTGTCGGGGACTTAACGAAGAAGAACTGCACCACAATATTCAACAGCTTGCCAAAGAACTACAGCGACGTATACTTCTTCAGGCTTGAATGTTTAAAGCTCAAGTACAGTTTCAGTAATGGAGTCATCATTAATAGCCGACCAG AgctgcctccctccctgctgACCTCTGTGGGTCAGGTGTCAGAGGGAGCCCAGGTGAGGCTGCAGTGTTCAGTCCCAGTGCCCTGCTCCCTCCTTCCCCCCTCCATCACCTGGCTCCCCCAAGACATCTCCAGGCAGGAGCAGACGCAGATGCAG AGTGTGGAGGATGGACGCATTAACATGATTTCCACACTGACCTTCATCGCCTCAGCCGACCATCACAACCGGAGCATCTCCTGTTCTGTCTCCTACCCGCTGACAACAGGGGGCAGCAGCCGGTCGTCTGCAACCACACAGAGACTCAACGTCCTGT ATGCTCCTAGAGTCACCGTGGCAACCCTCAGCACATCTGTTCCTGTCCCTGAGGGCCGCGTTGTGACGTTTACATGCTGGAGTGATGCCAACCCCCCTGTGAGCCACTACACCTGGTACAGAACCGACAGTGGAAAG TTGACTAAGATGGGTGAAGGAGAATTGCTGATCCTGCAAGTCGACCAGACAGACAACGAGACGTATCTGTGTGAAGCTCAAAGCCAGAGGGGCTCTCAGAGGTCAAGACCTGTGTCTCTGGAGGTCAACAGCACGAGAG GCAGGTGCAACAGCATTGCGCAGGCTAGTCCCTACATTATATGTGGAGTCTTGTTGGTCCTCTACATCCTGACTGTTGTTGTGGTAGTGTGCAAGTATCAAAG TATTTCCAGGAGGCTGAAG cGGATTGAAGTGAAGGAGGAACACACCAATGCTAATCTTCGGACCACTAGCTTCGCCTCTGACTATGACCAACTCCAG TATCCACTGTCTAATACGACGCCCTCTCCTGACGTTCTCATCTATGAGAACTCCGTCGCCTGCAAGCCCCCCTCAGAAATCTTCTGA
- the LOC115015765 gene encoding chitin synthase chs-2-like: MPHGNSMVVHFKDKLLIRHKKRWSQVMYLYYLLGWKVATKKDIRAQHKPKEKNNTYILALDGDTDFQPAAVMLLIDRLKLYPRVGAACGRIHPTGSGPMVWYQKFEYAVGHWLHKTAEHVFGCVLCSPGCFSLFRAAALMDDNVMKRYTTKSSKAQHYIQYDQGEDRWLCTLLLKQGWRVEYNAASDSYTNAPEEFKEFYNQRRRWGPSTMANVIDLIGSASLISHRNPSISKPYMLYQFFTLASSILAPSTVVLMIAGTLTVLLDVHPNIALVMSVIPPAIFLGISFKIKSDTQILIAAVLSILYAFIMMISGITIIGNMVRDQTILTPSSIFIIFLAMFYLITAIMHPQEIGLVCFGLIYIICIPSAYLLLAIYSMVNMNNVSWGTRETAPAADAVVASTAQTKAQKAKSTLTRLFSGAKCCRKLCRRGSAEELILSQETVESEPQPQNTIVGDVRLSEEEQRRKEPAFTCPNQSWVAQLQSLSDIRLQEDTLDKDEEQFFIELTAKYLEPLPENKKKQEEMVEELKGLRNKMTFVYFICNAFWLIVTFTLQLLEISIFIQVPKLNLNLEYTGEYIFIDPVAFMFILAFALLVIIQFIAMLYHRIHTLIHYVAFLDTDSLFEKQKQPQVKEDESYDSDDSEDVMFSSVLNRSIGGGTLV, translated from the exons ATGCCTCATGGAAACAGTATGGTGGTTCACTTCAAAGACAAACTTCTCATCCGCCACAAGAAGAGATGGTCTCAG GTTATGTACTTGTACTATCTCCTGGGCTGGAAAGTTGCGACCAA AAAAGACATTCGTGCACAACATAAACCA aaagagaagaacaacACCTACATCCTGGCTTTAGATGGGGACACAGACTTCCAGCCGGCTGCTGTGATGCTGCTGATCGATCGTCTGAAACTGTACCCACGTGTCGGGGCAGCGTGTGGCAGGATTCACCCCACCGGATCAG GTCCCATGGTGTGGTACCAGAAGTTTGAGTACGCAGTGGGCCACTGGCTTCACAAGACAGCAGAGCACGTGTTTGGCTGCGTGCTGTGCAGCCCGGGCTGCTTCAGTCTGTTCAGAGCAGCAGCGCTGATGGACGACAATGTGATGAAAAGATACACCACCAAATCCTCAAAGGCTCAACACTACATCCAGTACGACCAAG GTGAGGACCGCTGGCTGTGTACTCTGCTGCTGAAGCAGGGATGGAGAGTAGAGTACAACGCGGCCTCTGACTCTTACACCAATGCCCCGGAGGAGTTTAAAGAGTTTTACAACCAG CGTCGACGATGGGGTCCGTCAACCATGGCCAACGTTATCGACTTGATAGGCTCTGCCAGCCTGATTTCCCATAGGAACCCGTCCATTTCCAAACCTTACATGCTGTACCAGTTCTTCACCTTGGCCTCGTCCATACTGGCACCTTCCACCGTCGTCCTTATGATTGCAG GTACTTTGACTGTGCTGCTTGACGTTCACCCCAACATTGCTTTGGTCATGTCTGTAATACCTCCTGCTATCTTCCTCGGCATCAGCTTCAAGATCAAGTCAGACACTCAGATTCTTATTGCAGCAGTCCTGAGCATCCTGTACGCCTTCATCATGATGATATCAGGGATTACCATAATAG GCAACATGGTGAGGGACCAAACAATCCTGACTCCCAGCagcatcttcatcatcttccttgCCATGTTTTACCTCATTACTGCAATCATGCATCCTCAGGAGATTGGCCTGGTGTGCTTCGGCTTAATTTACATAATCTGCATCCCCAGTGCTTACCTGCTGCTGGCTATTTACTCCATGGTCAACATGAACAATGTGTCTTGGGGCACCCGGGAGACAGCTCCTGCTGCTGACGCAGTGGTAGCCTCCACTGCACAAACCAAAGCCCAGAAAG CCAAAAGCACCTTAACACGATTATTCTCGGGGGCCAAATGCTGTAGAAAACTGTGTCGGAGAGGCAGTGCAGAAGAGCTCATCCTCAGCCAGGAGACCGTGGAATCTGAGCCTCAACCCCAAAACACTATTGTGGGGGATGTGAGACTGTCTGAGGAAGAGCAGAG GCGTAAAGAGCCTGCTTTCACCTGCCCTAACCAGA GTTGGGTTGCACAACTGCAGAGTTTGTCTGATATTCGCCTGCAGGAGGATACGCTCGACAAG GATGAGGAGCAGTTCTTCATAGAACTGACAGCCAAATACCTGGAGCCTCTTCCtgagaacaaaaagaaacaggaagaaatgGTGGAAGAACTCAAGGGGTTGAGAAACAAG atgaCCTTTGTCTACTTCATTTGCAACGCCTTCTGGCTCATAGTGACCTTCACTCTCCAGTTATTAGAGATTTCCATCTTTATCCAGGTGCCAAAGCTCAACCTCAACCTGGAGTACACCGGAGAGTACATATTCATCGACCCTGTCGCCTTCATGTTCATCCTGGCCTTCGCTTTGCTGGTTATAATCCAGTTCATTGCCATGCTGTACCACAG AATACACACCCTGATCCATTATGTGGCATTCCTAGATACTGACTCCCTGtttgaaaagcaaaaacagCCACAG GTCAAAGAAGATGAAAGCTATGACAGTGATGACAGCGAGGATGTAATGTTTTCAAGTGTCCTCAACAGAAGCATTGGCGGTGGAACTCTGGTGTAA
- the LOC115015774 gene encoding C3a anaphylatoxin chemotactic receptor-like: MTMSLNGSLPILKSFKNDQATVVDGDAIMDNVSIVLYTLTVVLGITGNSMVIWVAGFKLKPKVTNVWLVNLAIADLIFCFTRVFSLTKKLFFDHWPFGIFLCKFNGFFKYANMFCSVFLLAVISLDRALCVWRPVATKQRRTLWAARVVAVCVWSTAFVFSTPYLVYRQVYLGKNNLSKCSLEVKEGNSSAKPALYSIRFLCGFMLPFMVILICYILAGIGIRRTRLTGKSRPLRILASLVVAFFLCWAPYHCLLLVKMVDSKNPVVKIWHPVAKGVAYFNSCVNPLLYFCMGLDVRGRFRQSLAGVYRRALADDVDGQTTQSNDRSLDDSNGSKHSTVVLAGRGQTTVDVAKV; encoded by the exons ATGACGATGTCTCTGAATGGCTCCCTTCCGATCCTCAAGTCTTTCAAGAATGATCAGGCGACAGTTGTGGATGGTGACGCCATCATGGACAACGTCTCCATCGTCCTCTACACTCTGACCGTCGTGCTCGGCATCACAGGGAACTCCATGGTGATCTGGGTCGCTGGATTCAAGCTTAAG ccaaAGGTAACCAACGTGTGGCTGGTGAATCTGGCGATAGCGGACTTAATATTCTGTTTCACGCGAGTCTTCTCCCTCACTAAGAAGCTCTTCTTCGACCACTGGCCCTTTGGCATCTTCCTCTGCAAGTTCAACGGCTTCTTCAAGTACGCCaacatgttctgttctgtcttcCTGTTGGCTGTGATCAGTCTGGACCGAGCGCTCTGCGTCTGGCGGCCTGTCGCCACCAAACAACGGCGTACGCTGTGGGCCGCAAGGGTGGTGGCCGTCTGCGTCTGGAGCACTGCGTTCGTCTTCAGCACTCCGTACTTGGTCTACCGTCAAGTCTACCTGGGGAAAAACAACCTGAGCAAGTGCTCTCTGGAGGTGAAGGAGGGGAACAGCAGTGCTAAACCGGCTCTCTACTCCATTCGCTTCCTCTGTGGCTTTATGTTGCCTTTCATGGTCATCCTCATCTGTTACATCCTGGCCGGAATTGGAATCAGGCGCACCCGCCTAACGGGGAAGTCCCGCCCCCTGCGCATATTAGCATCATTAGTCGTCGCCTTCTTCCTGTGCTGGGCGCCGTACCACTGCCTTCTGCTGGTGAAGATGGTGGACAGTAAGAACCCTGTGGTGAAGATCTGGCACCCTGTGGCGAAGGGTGTCGCCTACTTTAATAGCTGTGTAAACCCGCTGTTGTATTTCTGCATGGGGCTGGACGTGAGGGGGCGGTTCAGGCAGAGTTTGGCAGGGGTGTACAGGAGAGCTCTGGCAGACGACGTGGACGGACAGACGACCCAGTCCAACGACCGATCTCTGGATGACAGCAACGGGTCGAAACACAGTACTGTTGTGTTGGCAGGAAGGGGTCAGACAACAGTGGATGTAGCTAAAGTTTGA